One Candidatus Dormiibacterota bacterium DNA segment encodes these proteins:
- the tuf gene encoding elongation factor Tu (EF-Tu; promotes GTP-dependent binding of aminoacyl-tRNA to the A-site of ribosomes during protein biosynthesis; when the tRNA anticodon matches the mRNA codon, GTP hydrolysis results; the inactive EF-Tu-GDP leaves the ribosome and release of GDP is promoted by elongation factor Ts; many prokaryotes have two copies of the gene encoding EF-Tu), with protein sequence RTTDVTGVSTLPSGVEMVMPGDNVGLAIELITPIAMDKGLRFAIREGGRTVGAGTVTEIVQ encoded by the coding sequence CCGGACGACGGACGTGACGGGGGTATCGACGCTGCCGTCGGGCGTGGAGATGGTGATGCCGGGGGACAACGTGGGACTGGCCATTGAGCTGATCACGCCGATCGCGATGGACAAGGGGCTGCGCTTCGCGATCCGCGAGGGCGGCCGCACCGTCGGCGCCGGCACGGTCACGGAGATCGTTCAGTAA